The window ctttcaggccttatgAGTGATGTGAGAAGGCTTTCAGGCCATATGTTATTATTgctcttgggctgtaggagcccctccagagtctgcataCCCATAGTGAGCGCGGCTACCCATTATGCTGGGTGATTGATACTATGACCGtagggctgatatgagtgatactgttctgagagtgagACCAAGAGGCCGATACTGTACTGAGTGACTGATACGGTgcctgaggggcagatttctacttgttattttgatactaagtccgaggggcaaatttctacTTATTaattactgccaaattacctattttactggTTTTAAAAgagatttcattgatatttcactGAATTACTATTTTAAGCGATTTTACTACTTTTGtatagaatgttttgtgcctttacgtgttttcttgctttcagccattatttatatttattactgactgggttggagtactcacattacttcctacaccttgcgtgcagatccaggtacaccacaggatgagtgaggatttgtttagctgcgCAGCAGTATCCGAGAGTATTGAGGTAGcagcatggcgttcgcagccttgatctcccctctatctctattttttattccgtatttttacTAGACAGACTTGtgataggtggatattctgtattaaaGGCTCATagtcgtgacaccggattctattgggctatggtgtggtattttagttgaatttccgCAGATTTtgttattaattatacacttgaaagtgatgacttagtaaattctctgtgatatttatctataatctgaataagaatttgggataatgttgttgaatggtcggacttgcctagtagtgtgttgggcaccatcatgaccggggttggggtcgtgacactagaTTTGCATAATACAATTGTATATTACTTAAAAATTTAAATATTTGCAGCTCAAACATTACCATATAAGGAATAATATTATATGACCAAAAATATTCATAATTTCCTTCAAATTGAGGAAATCAAGGATGCATGAGAGTGCTGATCTAGAAATATATTTGGAAAGTGAATAATCATGTAATAATCAAGAAGCATATTATGAATATTACGAAAAGAATATTTTGATCAAGATCCATTCAAATATAAATAGGACATGCATTCATGCTAGGGAACCAAGAATATTTTGAGTTTTCACAATCTCACTTAGCGTATTTATGGATTTATGTTGATTATACTTACTATGTCATAGCTGTAGATAATTTAGATGTTTCTTATACACAAAGATGTAAAAAAAAGAAGGCAAAATAAAACAAAGCTTCACAATCTCAAACTATAATGAATCGACCAAACACccattcaaaaaatgaaaaaagagtaaaCAGAAAGGTCTTAACCTGAGTCTTCATCATAGCCTAGGGAGATAGTACTAAATACATTTCCCATTTGAAGAAacatttggatgagttaaaaaATATTTCTGAATGGATTTTAGCAATCGGTGATGGAAGGATTGGGAGTTCCATTGATGGCATTGAGAAAGTCCAAATCCCCGATGATCTTCTCATAAATAATTGTGATGATCCAGTATCGGCAATTGTTGAAAGTACATATCCAGATTTCTTTAATCATTCCAGTGACATTGATTACCTCCAACAAAGAGCAATTCTTGCTCCGACTCTTGATATGGTGGAGTCGATCAATGAATATACGGTTTCACTCAATCATAGTCCTGAGAAGACATATTTAACTTCTGATACAGTCTGTATGTCTGATAATTCCCTTTCAGCTTTGGAGCACGTACATACACCCAAATTCTTAAACAGTATTAAATGTTCTGGAATTCCAAATCACTCTATTACTTTGAAGGTTGGTGTTCCTGTAATGTTGCTGAGAAATATAGACCAGTCATCAGGATTGTGTAATGGCACGAGGTTGATCATCACAAGACTTGAAAATCGAGTTATTGAAACCAAGGTTTTATCGGGTGATATGGCTGGACAAAAAGTGTTTATCCCGAGAATGACGTTGATGCCATCAGATACAAAAATAccttttaagttccaacaaagacAATTTCCAATTGTTGTATCTTTTGCCATGACAATTAATAAAAGTCAAGGCCAGTCATTATCTCATGTGGGTTTATTTTTGAAGAAGCCAGTATTTACTCATGGACAATTGTATGTTGCTCTTTCACACGTGACGAGTAGAAAAGGATTGAAGATTTTAGTTTATGATGATGATGGCCAAATAACAAATGAAGCTAGAAATATGGTGTATAAAGAAGTTTTCCATAATTTGGTTTGAGATGAATCTAGACATGATGGAATTATCAGGTATTTACTATTTTCTTTTCCAATAAATATATATGTCGCTGTTGTTTTAGCGGGGGGAGATGAAACTAGGTTCAGCAACACAATAGAGGATATCAAATTATCTTCATAACTACAATTTTTGAGTTATTACATTTTCTTCTGTTAGGGGGTTGAGAAGTACTAGCTCTATGTATAGAAAGTTAATTCAATAGTTTCTCTGGGGAGAACTACCGCGAAGCTCAAATGTGTGTTAACTTTTGTTAGCGCTAAGTATAAGCAAAATACTTAATCATGTAAATCTGTTAAAGCTATGTTGCACTCTCAATTATTTTTACTGTTCATGTTATTTTACATTGCTAGAAAGACTTCTTTTACTTTTTCCATTATATAAATATGCCCCAAATATTTTCTTTATCATCTGCTTAGTGGAACATTATGTCGGGATTATCTGTTGTTTGTTGTTACTATTATAGGTTTTGATTGAACAATAGTTGTATTGATATACTTTTTAATCTTTTACTGGCAGTGCACactttacttttatgttggatcgggtcgtacgtcccTCGGTGTTATTTGCGCATGCTTTACTTAGTATTTCTTGGAGACTGAACTTCATATATGCCTTGAAAATGTAAATGGATATCATGACATTATTTGGAAAAAGAACTGTTACCCATTGCCATAAAACGTCAATAAATTGTGCTATCCATGCTTATTATAAATTCTTCTCATattattgaccctagtaagtatcaagtcgacctctcgtgtCTACTTCTTCGAcattagatgggatacttactgggtacatattgtttatgtactcatactatacttctgtacttaattgtacaggatttgaggcaggtgtATCTAGCTCTCAGTCTGGTGCGCGTCCCTGAGCAGACTCGAGACTTCTATGGTGAGCTGTTTCCCTCCCATGCCGTTCAGCAGCCAGAAGAAGTCTttcttatgtatttttttttgcTCTCTACTCTgttcggacagtaggatagtgtgATTCTTTTGCATATTCTAGTAGTTGCCCACAGCTTGTGACACCatgtcttggcacacacattagtagactgtaTCATTTTGCGGTTGTATGATTACTATGACTTTattaatcattttttatttttatttcaacttaaagaatTATTTAAACTATTTTTGGGTAAAGGTAAATGAATGTTTATTTAGTATTTTCCGCATTGGCTTTCCcggcaatggtgttgggcgccatcatgacctattatggaaataggtcgtgacaagtttgattaccctcatttgcttgtccttaaagacaaggttctgcatggtgatgctagagatgtgaacattggtgatgacggggtattgagaatgcagggtcgggtatgtgtactcaatgttgatgggcttcgggagtcgATTCTAGAGAGGGCCCATAATTCACGACATTTTATCCTTCCGGGTGCTGCCAAGATGTAACAGGATTTGAAACAACACTATTGATGGATGCAGATGaataaagatatagttgggtttgtagctcggtatctcaattgtcagcaggtaaagtatgagcaccagagaccgtgTAGTTTGCTTCAAccgatagagattccggagtggaagtaggagtggatcaccatagacttcgtggttggactcccacagacttcgaggaagttcgatgccatttgggtgattgtggatggGCTGACCATGTCTGTGCATTTAATTCCTGTCTGTaatacctattcttcggagcgattgGCGGAAATttatatccaagagattgttcgtctgcatcgtatcctagtttccatcatttcaaatagaggtacttgtaagcacgtgatttttgccctatgagagaattactcccaaaaaaattcaaaataaaacaattttcctttgtgtacaattttgagagttttcgtggcatttttcaataattatttgtatttgtccatgcatgtttatttgttaaattaataaaaaatacaaaaatatgtcgcaattgcatttaggatttaattctacaattagaagtaatcaagtttgttttacaagaaagaaaaaatcataaaaataatgtacgttgcattttaagtatttaatgtccaaattgtgtgattttatcgtaattattatttaattatgtgttaattgttattgagagttaatttgcacttttataaatcaATTTTGTtttataggataatttaggatttttagaatttagttttagtttaagaaagcaataaaaatagaagaaaatcggaatttgggcctcttcttcaattctaAATTTAGGCCCAAAATAcctctacccaacccaaaacccttGACCCAAGCCCAACCGCCCCCCCTTCTGACCACACGAGCcccccctctctctttctctcattttttgttttgttaCCTAAAAACACCCCATCTAACCACATGAccccccttcttcttcttttatccAACGCCCAAGCTCCCATGGCTACCCACTGCTTCTGCTCCTTCACGTCCATGGCTACCCGCTGCTTCCGCTCCTTCACGTCCAAAcaactctcttcttcttcttttccaacGCCCAAGCTCCCATGGCTACCCGTTGCTTCTGCTCCTTCACGTACAAACAACCCGCTGCTTCTGCTCCCTAACGCCCAACGACCACCCAATCCGccagcttcatcttcttctcCGTTGTGAACCAGCGGCAACAACGAACAACAGCCATGAAAACAACTCCAAACACCAGCTCCACTGTCACGTCTTCAACACCCCAACTCGCCGGAAAAAACCATCAACTTCCCCCCCTCGTCCGCGACCAGGAGCATGGCTGATGTTGCTGTCGCTTCTTCGTCTTCTTTTTTCGCCATGACTGCCTCGTCGTGGTCCAGtttgagttcgtcaaggttaaaagGAAGGTGGGTTTTCGTTGTTCGTCGAGATCCGGTATGTCGAGGTTGTTTGTTCGAGTTGTCCGTTTCCGTTCGAGctcgtcgttgttcatttccggttagttggtttacttttcatttctgtccgtattttgtttgatattctcggatttgaaatcagtatatctttgattcttttcttattcgttgttatcatttcttgattatttctttagtttgttttatgttcttgtttagttttaatatagaagagtattcgtttaatcgcttgaatccgtcATCTTTGTTGCttaatttagatttaattcgtgttcattttttgtttgaagttcatttttaatccagtgatttaatgtgagcttatgttttggtttttaattttttgatttagtttgaattattcatcttggttgtaatgttgttggatttaatttgaagatcaattgattattgagtttagtaatttgaatctgtttatttgttctgtttaagtttaatttgaatttgagctcaatgatttgaatatacttgtttgttatttttgttgaatctgaaagtaggtttgttgttaaaaaatattgtgcagtcaaaataattccagttgtttctttgttgttcatcatttagtttgaatttgttgattgaatttgattaggaattggttatagctcctgtattttggttagaattgattaggtgaattggttatacctgttggggtagaatggtaaattgtagtattttcaggggtagaatggtaatttcagtaatttcagaggggtatttttggaattgaaaatatgaacaattatttattttgagtgctctgtccactaagctaataatattaaaataattgtataaaataatatgtagtgggagacaagacataatggtggggaataatgcatttgtttaatcaataatgggggacaagatataatggtggggaataatgcatttgtttaatcaatCATGGGGAACAAGACAAAGTAGGATTACGGTGCTCAAGAAAAgttgattaaataaataataattgctttttttatgtagtagtggatttggtaagagaaagtgaatggttttattatttgattaattgattaaagggtctGTTATGAGACATAAATAGAGCAGACTTGGACAGAATTGAGAGGGAGAATTAGCtgaaaatagagagaaaaaaatttcgaaaatattaaaagatttttggggattcgaatttgaagagagtttaaaagaaagaattttctgaacattaagagagaattaagggttaaacattaactggtctttcaatttaaaaaaaaaagaagttcacTTTGTTTTTGCCCGTTGATTATTGTTGGTGTTTCCGGATTTTCATGTGGTTTGTTTCTCGAGTTtaattggttatttgctactacttcactggttattgctgaATTTTATtcggttttcaaatctgtcactgggtgttcCGTTTGTTGGTTATCGCtagttattgttgctgttgctgtgttacatactactttgctgactttcttcttcttgtattggcaataccaggtacacaactgtaattttggtattttgtaagctgaaatgtgaaagtatgaatacatatgaagaatggaactttaaaattttaatttagctttttctttgtttcttttactaattgtatttaggctatttcatgtattattattctgtaaatttctgtcgctttgcataactaggcatcttgtagtgatgtattaaataatactttgctttaacttgattattaggtagtatatatttaagcatgctcattactgtcaaactgtttaataattggaataagaggaaaataacataagtcgGTCTTTACtaaatcggcttggcaaaactgattaagttcactagttatgaaggttttaatattgtcaacattaagttaatcgaaaacatgtagctaaatttagctaaatcatgaatttaaattaatttcgcgaattaggcattatggcatgatttgagttcaaacaaggcgagttaatgttaaatttaataaattttagaaatatgcattagtaattaagattgattttaattttcagtaGTTGTAAATTTCAAcagttcaagtcatctaacaatacgAGTTTAATCTggttatgggataattagtttcttttaaatatattatttgacaatttcatattgtatttataattacaattttagtaatattcctttccgttaacaGTTGTCTTAACGtagcatttaatatgttatttttaactatgtaattaattaggatttttttgcttttattttagagacgaatttaatagaaatgtagtcattttaggatatccATAAAATAAAGGAggccttctccaaaaataaatacaaaaattgcggggccctcaataattatttattttaaaaaaatacttagattccgggacaggccgtttagaaaatttcacggtcctaccaaaaaataataacaacgcgttagtctttaggcgcgtatttaataaagttattttcctatactcgggtgcacatttatgtgacccaaatccaaatctcaacggagtcgaagtatgtcgacg of the Nicotiana sylvestris unplaced genomic scaffold, ASM39365v2 Un00001, whole genome shotgun sequence genome contains:
- the LOC104250172 gene encoding uncharacterized protein; translated protein: MGNVLQFDETKYIPKAIGDGRIGSSIDGIEKVQIPDDLLINNCDDPVSAIVESTYPDFFNHSSDIDYLQQRAILAPTLDMVESINEYTVSLNHSPEKTYLTSDTVCMSDNSLSALEHVHTPKFLNSIKCSGIPNHSITLKVGVPVMLLRNIDQSSGLCNGTRLIITRLENRVIETKVLSGDMAGQKVFIPRMTLMPSDTKIPFKFQQRQFPIVVSFAMTINKSQGQSLSHVGLFLKKPVFTHGQLYVALSHVTSRKGLKILVYDDDGQITNEARNMVYKEVFHNLV